In the genome of Lathyrus oleraceus cultivar Zhongwan6 chromosome 4, CAAS_Psat_ZW6_1.0, whole genome shotgun sequence, the window TCAGTCTAAGCTCTGATTCTTCAAGTAGTGGTGATTCTGATTCTGACTGTGAAATATTTGCTGGTGTGAATGGCTTTCCAGGTGTAAAAAACCATTCAACTGGGCAGCCACACAGATCTGTGCGACAGAAGTTTAATGTTTCCTACAGTGATAATATGAGTGACAATGACTTATTAAGAACTTCAAAAAGGGGTGAGGAGAATGGAGCACCTTGTGTTAATGGTCTTCATAATGATACCGCTAAAACGAATGATCAGAATGGCTCAGCAGCTGATCCAAAAGATGGAGCACCTTGTGTTAATGGTCAAAGTCATAATGAGACCGCCAAAACGAATTATCAGAATGGTTCGGCAGCTGATCCAAAGGATGAACAAGAAAAGGTAAAGCAGAAACAAGATTTTCATTCAAAAGAGAGCTCACTGAATAGAAATGAGGAAAAAACTTGGGCAAATGGAAAAGAAGCCGTGGGTGGATCAAAGCAGATGGGTGAATCTTCAGAGCATTTTTCTCCAAATTCAGTCTATAAGGCAACAAATCATCCTAATGCTAACGTATATCCCAATGCAGagcattcttctccaaattcaaTCTATAAGGCAACAAATTATCCTAATGCTTATGTCTATCTCAATGCTGAGTTCAGCAATTTTGACAAGGACAGAAAAAAAGGATGTTTTGCGCCTGGGCAGATTTGGGCTATCTATGATACAACAGATGGCATGCCTAGATTCTACGCTTTAATCAGAGAAGTTCTCTCTCCTGAATTTCATTTGAAGGCAACATGGCTTGAACCACATCCAGATGACAAGGATGAAATCAAGTGGGTAGATAAGGATTTGCCTGTGGCTTGTGGTAAATTTAAACTTGGTACCACTGATTTGATTAAAGATCATCTTATGTTTTCTCATCTAGCTCAGTGTGATAGGATTGGCCGCAATACTTTTAAAGTCTATCCTAGAAAGGGAGAAACATGGGCTGTTTTTAAAAATTGGGATATCAAATGGTACATGAATGCAGAATTTCGTAAGCAGTATAGATATGAGTTTGTTGAAATCTTGTCAGATTATGTCGAAGGTGAGGGTGTATCTGTTGTGTACTTGGGTAAGTTGAAAGGTTTTGTAAGCCTCTTCTTTCACATTATGAAAGAAGACAACCGGCCATTTCAAATTCCATCCCTGGAGTTATTTAGATTTTCTCACAGGATTCCATCTTTCAAAATGACTGGTCAGGAAGGAGCAGGTGTTCAATTAGGATATTTAGAATTTGATCCTGCATCTATACCAATGAATCTTGAAGAGTTTGCTGTTCCTCGAAATTTGGATGCGAAGATTGAGCATAGTTCACGTGGCAGTCAGAATGCAAAATCTTCACAAAGATCAAAACCCTTGACGAGGCCGGAAGAAATTGCATCCACTCCCAAGGTTAATATTGAACCAAGCAATCCGACTGAGATAAAAGATTCTCTTGGTGATATGGATGACGGCCATGCTACTCCAACTTCAACCCTTGATGCTTTTGAAATTCCAGATGCTCAATTCTTCAACTTTGAAACTTGGAGGTCTCTTGATAAGTTCCAGATTGGTCAAATATGGGCATTTTACAGTGATGAAGATGGAATGCCAAAATACTATGGTGAGATTAAAAAAATTGGGACTAGCCCTGATCTTGAGTTACATGTTAATTGGCTTGCTTGCTCCCAGCTACCAGAGGGTACCACTAAATGGAAAGATGAAGATATGCTTACTACCTGTGGCAGGTTTAGAATCATGAAAACAAATGATTTTCTCTCTGTTTACAATAGCCTGTCTTGTATTTCACATCAAGTACAAGCTGAGGCTATCGGGAAGAGCTACGCCATCTATCCGAGAAAAGGTGAAGTATGGGCTCTATATAGGAAATGGTCAAATGAAATCAAGTGTTCTGACCTGAAAAATTTGGAGTATGATATAGTGGAAGTTCTTGAAGAAGGTAATTGGTTTATAGAGACTTTAGCTTTGGAGAATGTTAGTGGTTATCGTAGCGTCTTCAGAGGCAAAGTAAATGAAGGTTCTTCTGTCAAAGTGAGAATAGCCAGAAAATATTTGCTTAGTTTCTCTCACCAAATTCCAGCTTTCAAACTGACACAAGAGCATGGCAATCTCAGCGGCTTCTGGGAGCTTGATCCGGGTGCGCTACCACCTTCGTTCCTTTGGCCTTAGATGAAGTTTGGCGGGGAGGAAGAAGCCTTGGTAGAGACTGATATCCTTGAGGTTTGATATGATATATAATATAGTTTTTCTTTTTGGAAGCTTAGCCTTTTGTAATTAGATGAAACTATAGTTTTTGCTGATATGACAGCACGGTGTAACATTTTGGGGTACTGTTCCGGCTAACTCTTGAAAGACAAAGGTTGTTTTTGTGCCGGTTCTTGGTTGCATTCGTGGCTTTCGTAGTGACAGTTTACAAACATATAAAAGTTATAGTATGTTATTTTGTTATCTGTTATGGTTAGATTTCTCTTGCATGAATGTATGATCTTAGACTTGAATAGCCCTGACGAAGATAATCACTTTTTTTTTTCCTTTCCCTTGTTTCGTGCAACTCTGGGTTGAttgttttaattttaaaaaaatgattttcaTAGTGTGGTAtatttttttgttaattttctttttaaaatttCAAATAGAAAATTAATTTAAATAGTTATTTTAAATATTTCATTCTTCTGCTATAATcatattaaaattttaaaaatgatttaaatttgaagttatt includes:
- the LOC127073362 gene encoding uncharacterized protein LOC127073362 isoform X2 — protein: MDCNKEEAIRAKDIAAKKMENKDFAGARKFALKAKQLYPVLDNIAQMLVVCDVHCSAEQKVFDNEMDWYGILQLEHTAGDAMIKKQYRKFALQLHPDKNKFSGAESAFKLIGEAQRVLSDTVNRIRYDMKLRLNKAFMPRQNQQKVPPNFNSAMKNNVSPNFTNSNTQKQQQNKQPAQQQQNKQPAQQQQNGVRRTFWTACPFCTVRYQYYREVINKSIRCQQCHRPFVAYIVDGQGSSQTTNSSQQAFGQKKDGLNQGTWKESVGSEGNSHTEKSNTGPFKNKDPVDVSGKPNVKRKWDPLEGLSLSSDSSSSGDSDSDCEIFAGVNGFPGVKNHSTGQPHRSVRQKFNVSYSDNMSDNDLLRTSKRGEENGAPCVNGLHNDTAKTNDQNGSAADPKDGAPCVNGQSHNETAKTNYQNGSAADPKDEQEKVKQKQDFHSKESSLNRNEEKTWANGKEAVGGSKQMGESSEHFSPNSVYKATNHPNANVYPNAEHSSPNSIYKATNYPNAYVYLNAEFSNFDKDRKKGCFAPGQIWAIYDTTDGMPRFYALIREVLSPEFHLKATWLEPHPDDKDEIKWVDKDLPVACGKFKLGTTDLIKDHLMFSHLAQCDRIGRNTFKVYPRKGETWAVFKNWDIKWYMNAEFRKQYRYEFVEILSDYVEGEGVSVVYLGKLKGFVSLFFHIMKEDNRPFQIPSLELFRFSHRIPSFKMTGQEGAGVQLGYLEFDPASIPMNLEEFAVPRNLDAKIEHSSRGSQNAKSSQRSKPLTRPEEIASTPKVNIEPSNPTEIKDSLGDMDDGHATPTSTLDAFEIPDAQFFNFETWRSLDKFQIGQIWAFYSDEDGMPKYYGEIKKIGTSPDLELHVNWLACSQLPEGTTKWKDEDMLTTCGRFRIMKTNDFLSVYNSLSCISHQVQAEAIGKSYAIYPRKGEVWALYRKWSNEIKCSDLKNLEYDIVEVLEEGNWFIETLALENVSGYRSVFRGKVNEGSSVKVRIARKYLLSFSHQIPAFKLTQEHGNLSGFWELDPGALPPSFLWP
- the LOC127073362 gene encoding uncharacterized protein LOC127073362 isoform X1 yields the protein MIKNDDDIGVCIVLLCVIFTSQKFGLFFKISSSPLPVTLPRADVNLKAAHLLGDWWKWDIGSTLGYTSHSTVLRFGSLMDCNKEEAIRAKDIAAKKMENKDFAGARKFALKAKQLYPVLDNIAQMLVVCDVHCSAEQKVFDNEMDWYGILQLEHTAGDAMIKKQYRKFALQLHPDKNKFSGAESAFKLIGEAQRVLSDTVNRIRYDMKLRLNKAFMPRQNQQKVPPNFNSAMKNNVSPNFTNSNTQKQQQNKQPAQQQQNKQPAQQQQNGVRRTFWTACPFCTVRYQYYREVINKSIRCQQCHRPFVAYIVDGQGSSQTTNSSQQAFGQKKDGLNQGTWKESVGSEGNSHTEKSNTGPFKNKDPVDVSGKPNVKRKWDPLEGLSLSSDSSSSGDSDSDCEIFAGVNGFPGVKNHSTGQPHRSVRQKFNVSYSDNMSDNDLLRTSKRGEENGAPCVNGLHNDTAKTNDQNGSAADPKDGAPCVNGQSHNETAKTNYQNGSAADPKDEQEKVKQKQDFHSKESSLNRNEEKTWANGKEAVGGSKQMGESSEHFSPNSVYKATNHPNANVYPNAEHSSPNSIYKATNYPNAYVYLNAEFSNFDKDRKKGCFAPGQIWAIYDTTDGMPRFYALIREVLSPEFHLKATWLEPHPDDKDEIKWVDKDLPVACGKFKLGTTDLIKDHLMFSHLAQCDRIGRNTFKVYPRKGETWAVFKNWDIKWYMNAEFRKQYRYEFVEILSDYVEGEGVSVVYLGKLKGFVSLFFHIMKEDNRPFQIPSLELFRFSHRIPSFKMTGQEGAGVQLGYLEFDPASIPMNLEEFAVPRNLDAKIEHSSRGSQNAKSSQRSKPLTRPEEIASTPKVNIEPSNPTEIKDSLGDMDDGHATPTSTLDAFEIPDAQFFNFETWRSLDKFQIGQIWAFYSDEDGMPKYYGEIKKIGTSPDLELHVNWLACSQLPEGTTKWKDEDMLTTCGRFRIMKTNDFLSVYNSLSCISHQVQAEAIGKSYAIYPRKGEVWALYRKWSNEIKCSDLKNLEYDIVEVLEEGNWFIETLALENVSGYRSVFRGKVNEGSSVKVRIARKYLLSFSHQIPAFKLTQEHGNLSGFWELDPGALPPSFLWP